The genome window TTTGCTGTCCTCCATTCAGCAGGAGCTCAAGACCAAGCACAAGTTCATCAATCTGACCGACTCCGAGAAGGCGCTGATCATCACGCAGTCCGCCAACAATTCCATGGAGTGTGTCCAGGAAGATGTTCTATAAACTGAAGACACAACCTATTATTATGTGCtatatgtattatgtattaaCTCTGCGATATATTATATGTGTGAATGTTTATGCTTTACGAatgcaaatgaagttgttTAACAAACTATgctttatattaaaaatgtatctcTAAGATGATAAgatgattatttttaatggtGTGATTTCCAGATCTTGCCATATTAAAATATGGTGATACTGAGTGATTTGTGCATACTTAAAATAGTATCTCATgtccgctacccatagggtagaagggaaTTAAAACTTTGTGCTTGCAGGAAATgcatgtaacaggcagaaggaggcaatTGAGGGTCAACAAACGAGATAATATAGCACCGtccgtctgcctgtctgtccgtatgaacacccaGATCTCAGAGTCTGTAAgagatagaaatataatttccGACAGcaattattatgtttgcataatgatcaagattgtttcaaatttttatcaCTCATATTTTTGCCcaacaaatcgaaaaaaatcgaattacaAGCATCATTATcctgtaaatttattttcgaaaagataaaaagaagtagaagttatttaagaaatagttttgtaagGGAAAAAACTTCTATTTACctcgggtcttagttgctttggctgaaaatctggtatatttttgtattttcggtGGAAaattaattaggtatatttaaagaataatactgcattgttttactattattcaaaatgggtagcacactagactgcagctttcttacttgtttatgcttttgttaatttcttatttttgggtttactttcaaaaatattttgcagctTTTCTAAAAAGCGGATTCAAGGTAGAAGGTAGAGTTTGAAATAATTTTGGTACTTGTGATGTATCATAATTTAGTATCATAGTACACTTTTTAATATTCTAAATTTGAAACTTCTTACtttcaaaaatgaaacaagaaaaagaaTGATACTTCCATGAGAGACcaaggaaaaaaaagaaatgtcaCAAATAATCTGTTAACCAGAATTAGAGAAGATTATTCTTTAGAGCTTAGACCAAAGTCAAGAAGATAGAATCTTATATTGATATTAGTTGAAATCTGTAATAGATGTTagaattaaacattttatttactagtAAATCCTTCGGAATGTAATATTTAGCGGCCTTTATAAGTGTACCTATGGGTAAAAAAGATTTTAGAGTTTTTGGGATTTCAAAATATCTTACATAATTTTCAAGCTTTGAATTGTCATTTGATATCTATGATAAACATACTTTGATTTCAGAAAACAGTATTTGATTAAGGCATAATTTCAGCATTTGTgagttattatttaatttgtgacTAACTTacactttaaatttaacagTCCAAAATATAGGCATTATCTAGAAGATGAAAATGCTTCTTAGATATTTTACTAAGAAgaatatttggtttttttttttaaatcccaCACTTTCTGgtaggaaaataaaaagattgaatttggttttgtttgttgtttaagTTCTTTATAAATTTCTGATTTAGTTTGTCTTTGtaatacaataacaaaatagtTAAGATTAGATGTGTTCCTGTAATAACGAGTATTTTAAGTTGTATTCAGTTCATTTCTAAATGTTAGAAACCTTTCGGCAGCCCGACAGCCGACAGCTTAGGAACGTATATCCTTGTAGTGCTTATCATCTGATTGATCGAGTTTGATCGAGTATTTGCCAATCAATGATCCCTGCACATCGGCTTGACCCTGGGGATTGAAGACAGGTCCATCGCCAACCACCTCCATGTCCTCCTTCACCACTCGGTAACCGTTCTCATCGGCTTCGTAGTGAACCGTGCGCTCGACGAAGCCATCGTTGTAGGAATAGGAGCCCGTGACTTTTGTGCCCTCGCGTGTCTCCTCACGCTGGATCTTACCATCATTGATGCCATCAACAACCTGGCTACCGAATTGATATTGTGCACTCTCATTCTGTTCTTTCTCCAGCCTGAGTTTCTCCTCCTGATCGATTTCGTCATTCAGCTAAAtgagaaatacaaataacgATCAGTTAATTGACTGTAATAGAGTTTAGGGAACTACcctgaaaaaaataaaatactgttGTAATGAAGTCTTTACGGTTCTGATGAATTGCTTTCTTAGAAGTAACACCGACAGCTGTCAATCTCAGACAATTCGTTACATAGTAAATGCTATAAACACAcagagaagaagagagaagTGAGTCAGTAATGTCAGTAGACCTCCCATTGAGGGTCTCTCGAACTGAGGTTGCAAAAACGAGTTcgttgatttttgttgttttgcattttttcacGTTATTTTGCCtgaagtatattttttttctgtgttgtagtttttttattatcaatttgtCTTGTGTCATTGCGGGGCAGAGCGCTTGAATGCATGAACGGAAACACTAATTGAAAGATATGTCGAAGCTTTTCGACTCTAGATCGGTCTATAAAATCAACCAGATGAGCTACAGGCTCTATAAAGATCATCcagttgctgttttttttgcataaaataataataattaactcATTTGGAAGCAGGTTCATTCTTAATTATGCGTTTATGCCATGAACTTCACGATTTCCGCAATTCGGAAGTTACACGATGAAACTATTTCACGAATCttaaatttatgtgcatgATTTGTGATGTGGAACGTCTTCCCATAGCACTTATCACCTACAAACTAAAGTGTGGAATTcattaaatgtgaatttttaacgcctgaaattatatttaattataatttgcacGTATTATTGCGATATAAATGAGTGAATTCAGTTTTTGTCGGTAAATAGGGTAGTTATGGTATGaagttttctttataaatgctgcaaaaatttggaaaatgggAAATTATTACAGCTGCTTAATAATtgatattgcaaaaatacaaataacttCATTTTCCACAAACTGATATAATTTATAACTGATATactatatcaaaaatataaatattcaagattgtatatataaaaatacaaaataattgaggATTTTTAACATCACTACAAACTGacaaaattcttttttatgttatttaaatattattattattatttaaatgttatttaaataaaatagaaatcaCAAAATATTCAAGATACAGAAATAAAACCTTgtacacatttttaaaatgtatttcatttagtgatatactaaataactTTTTAGATGTAGCATATTTTGATCTGATCAATTGGTTAATTATCAACTGAGAATGTTTCGCTTCAATTTCTTCGAACTGCAGttaattgataattttgttgttaccTAACGATTTTTTCTAGAATCAATCTACAATGCTAGTTTAATGATCTATTGTAGCGCTCTCGCCACAGTCTCTCTAGTTGGATCGACGTGTATCTGGcaatatgtaaatacaaaagTCAAATTGATAAGTGTCGGTTGGCAGTgtgttattctttttgtttaatcACGCGacaaagcgaaaaacaaaacgaagaaCGACgacaaatgaaaaacgaaaaatacaaacaaacatgACGACAACCTGAAACTGGTTCGAATAGTAGGCGGGGATCGCAGCCAGCCCTGGGCACAAATATAAAGCTCAGCCGGCGCCAGTTGAGGTTGACTAAGGCAACGAATCGGACGTGCTATAGAAACTACGAAGAAAATGGGTAAACAATATGTTATATCGAAAAGTGCAGTTATAATCCGCGCAGATTTGCAATTAGTAAcgctctctttttctttttctctttcactctttcaCTCGCCTGCAGTGAAGTCGAGTTTTTTGCTGATGCTTTTGGTGATTGGCGCCTGCGTGGCTTTAACACTGGCTGCCGGCGGTAAGTCATGGCCAGAAGTGGTCATTGACCGCTTCTATAATGTATTTTGTTCGATTTGCAGACTGTCCCTCATCGACCAAGGTGACTAACTGCACGCCCAAATGTCTGCATGATAGCGAGTGCAGCGCCATTGGCGGCAAGTGTTGTCCAAATTTGTGCAACGGACGCAGCTGTGCGGCCTCCAATGTGCTGGGCAACTCGGGTTCCGATAAGTCGCCCTTTGGCAGCAAGAACTGTGAGTTCAACTAAATACTCTACTCTGGGTGAACTGAACTTGaaagtgtttttcttttttttttttgttctgcaGCTGGCAGCTCGGGCAGCTATTGTGGCAATGTCAAGTGCGGCAGCTTTGAGAAATGTGAAACTGATCGCAGCACCAAGCGGCCCAAGTGTGTGCGCTCTTAACTTAAGCTTGACCTCGAACAGGACACAATAAAGCCTTTGCAGATCTGAGTGTTGACATATTCTTTTTCTtgttcatatacatatattatatatttatatttttatttttcactcaCGGGTGCGGCTAAGGCAACGCTGACCAGCAGGCTGGCAATCAACACGAATTTGAACAtattgcttattttttttttgttttctttgaaTTTCTTTGACACACGAGCTCTGCACGCTGCAAGTAGACTTTGTACTATGGCTTGTTGGCAGTGAGCGTGAGTTGCTTTTATAATACACTTgaagacacactcacactcacacacactcacacatgcacgcacacacaaagttACAGAGGCAGCGACGCCGGCGCAGACTTAAAGCTTCAGTTTGGTAGCTTGGTAACTCTGGGCTTTTTGGCTATGGGGACATGTTGTTGCATTTGAGATGTGGCGATCTGGAGCTGTTTACTTTAGTATTACAAATTTCTTGTCATATTTGTGCATTTGGCAATCGAGAGAGTGAGACATGAATAGACGCACGAGTGAGCGAGATAGCTGGAGATGGGCTGATGCAGCTGAGCCCTTGCAGCTGTAAGAAGAAGATCGCAGTTGGAAGATGGAAGTTGGAAATTGGAAGATGGAAGATGGCATTGCATAATCGAGGCTCAAGGTCAGTTGGTCAGTTGGCGAACCAGTTTGAACTGCTCCCTAAAGTGCGGGAATGCTCTACatcttcatattttttgtagttcgttttgttgtggcttttgtttttgtttttgcccaACTTATGTAATTTATGtgaagttgtagttgtttcttttttgtgctttgtgcAAATTGAAAGCTTCGATTGTGTgcgttttgctttatttacgtttgttgttgttaatgttgttgctgttgctgtgtgtaTTGTTCACTTACGAGGAAGTAAGTGGCGCATTACGTTTACTGTGGGGCACCCTTTTGAAAACGCGACGgcataacaacaaacagacaacaacaaacagacaaCAGCGAACAGCCAACAGACAAGAAGACAAGAAGACGAACCTGGTATAATCGGGCAATGCAattttttgatgttttttcttttttttctgatatttttttcatatgtAAGTGCCTGCCACGCACAGTGAGCTGAACAAGTTTGCAGCCAGCTTCGAACAGCTGAAGATGGTTTCAGCTTGAGCAGAGTAATCAGTAAGTGGTTTTGACAGGGTCGAGTTCTGGTTATGCGGCATCAtcataaaaaaacaagaaaactttaaagtttttcaCAACATATTTTATGGCTGAACTGCTTTAGAAAGGAAGCCAGTTTGCAATGGGAGGAAGTATATGAATTATAAACTCGATTCTTAATTTTTTGGCCTTTAATTAAGgcacattaaaatttaatatggtattaataaaaaataataataactaactTTAAATTACATTCTAAAACCCTTgttaaatagtaaatatacacacaaagaaaaaacatgctcaaatcaagaataaaatcttgagtaatgtattttgtatatcaaaatttaatctagaaggtttattcttaaattaatcttgaaattcaaaaatcCTAAAATTGAACGAAGAAggcaaaatcttaaatcaatatttgcaatctacttttcaatatagaataaaacattcttaaaacaagattttaactttaaaatgcatatttagcATAAATATCTTGATTGAAGATTAAGATTGTTTTaacctaaaaatcttatttcaagattgttcTTTTTGAGAAATCTTGAATCACGATTTTTTCAATATGGATTTTTTCTCTGTACAAAGGAAAACACTTCACAacttaaaaaatgaataattaataagtttttaaatatataagagttaaatatatactattcTTTAAGGAAAAGAATTGTTAACCaattttaaatcgatttttaaaattcttaaaaaatgttaaacatataaaaaattaactccattttttttggaaatgcaaaaaataaagcatTCAAAGATTCTttagatattttaaataaaaatacttaaaagctTTAAagatgaatatttaattagttctAAGTATTCTAATTTGAAACTCACTTTAAGTCGCtttctaaattttttgttattgtaaaGTAAACACTTCAAAACTTAAAAGAATAgttaaaaactaatttgtaAAAGcttgcaataataaataatcataaattgcattttcaaaataatttaaaaattgtaaatatcaaaactaaaattaatcCGCTTTATAAAAATCactaaacattttaaataaataatgtatgagttctaaaagtaaaagttttcatcaaaaaaataaacatatttaataaatgtaaaaaatgtaatagtTTACTATTAGaaagcaacaatttgttgttgcctcaatgcataattataattcttattattacAAGCTGCAAACGTGACCATCGAAAATATTCTATGCATATtctgaaaaacaaataatttatttaaaattttaattggaatGCTGATCATGTGTGCGAGTTTCCCGCTTTGGGGTTTCGGTTTCGTTTTCGGGTGGTTCGTACCACTGTTTGTGGCACATCCGTTCGTTCCACTTTCGTTTCGCGACTCTTACCCCATTCACTTGGGCATGCCATATGCTATATGCTGTTTGGAGTTGTTTTTTGGGCTCCCCACCACCAACATGTTTACCACACttgcttgctttgcttgcttgcaATGGAGCGATGAGTCTTTGAGCATGTAACTAATAGGAGTTTAGTCAtctgtttttttgtgctgttgtgCTGCTGTTATTCAGCTtttctgtttgtctgttttgctgcttttgtgtttatcttattttgtgttttctgtttttctttctttcttttttttctctgtaaTTTGGATGGCGCTGCATTGGCATGAATTCGTTTGATATTGAGGCATCTTGTAAAGACGAAAAACCCATAAAGACAATTGTTGTTATACATTGTCaagtagttgttgctgttgctgtttctcttGCTGAAATCAATATAATGCGCTCAAGGTGAGAGACCGCACCAAGTTGTCGTACACGCAACGCCCCACACCATCCAACCATCAATCCATCCATCCaaccatccatccatccatccatcgtCTTTGATTTTCGACTTTGACTCATTAAAATTTCTGCTGGCATTTTgctaataattttataattatcatTTTTGGCCCAATGATGGCCAATAATACCACGAACGAAACTTAGAGCTGTGATTGATTACATTTTGGCCTCATCTACTTTACACACGACGCCAACGCATATTCATAATACTTTGTtccacaatttattttatggctCTATTTTCTGAGGATGCCCTCCACAAATTAGCATGCTAATTTGCATATGTTGGGCGCATCTGCAGCTGCCTGTGGGCGTGGTCGAAGTCGTAGTCAGGTCTTGGGTGTTACATTGACAAATTATTTGGCTCGTACTTTTATCGCTGCTTTAATGCTAATTTGGTTTTTCCCTTTAGCGTCGCTGTTTCGAAATATTTTCGGGCAATTCTTTTATTGTGCCGTCGTCGGCATTTAAGCAAAAActgtatatttttacatatgATGAGTATTGGTGCATTTACCAAAGGAATTAGCCTCATTTTGCTTAAGGTGAATCTGGGTTTTACTTCAATGAAATCACTTCATTTGCAT of Drosophila nasuta strain 15112-1781.00 chromosome 3, ASM2355853v1, whole genome shotgun sequence contains these proteins:
- the LOC132792277 gene encoding larval cuticle protein A3A, which produces MFKFVLIASLLVSVALAAPLNDEIDQEEKLRLEKEQNESAQYQFGSQVVDGINDGKIQREETREGTKVTGSYSYNDGFVERTVHYEADENGYRVVKEDMEVVGDGPVFNPQGQADVQGSLIGKYSIKLDQSDDKHYKDIRS
- the LOC132792278 gene encoding waprin-like protein → MVKSSFLLMLLVIGACVALTLAAGDCPSSTKVTNCTPKCLHDSECSAIGGKCCPNLCNGRSCAASNVLGNSGSDKSPFGSKNSGSSGSYCGNVKCGSFEKCETDRSTKRPKCVRS